The genomic region TCCACGAGTGGTGCCTATCCATAAATTTCCCAGTTGGTCTTCTGTGATGCTGTTGACTACATCACCTGACAACCCTTGTTGGCTCGTAAACAAACGAAACTTGCCATTAGTAGAAAGAAGACAATTCAATCCTCCTCCATTTGTTCCCATCCAGAGTTTGCCTGATTTATCCTGGTAAAGGCAGGTAATGTGGTCATCACTTAGACTACCGGCTTTAGCTTTGGCCTGATAATGAGTTATCTGACCACTCTGAGGATTCCATCCCACCAGCCCATAGGTATAAGTGCCAAACCACAGCCATCCTTGCTTATCCTCCAGTAAGCAGGTAATAGTCATGTTTTGTTTCAACTTAAACAGGTTGAAAAGATTTACCACCTGTTCCATTTTTTCGGTAAGTGGATCATATACATACAGCTTCAGGTCATTGCGCACCATCCAGATTTTACCGTTTCTTCTTTGGGCAAAACAGAGTACATGTCGTGCAGCCTGTTCAGAAACAGGGATGACTCTGATCGTTCCATCTCTTTTGTATCGTACTACTCCTCCGTTCCAATAGCTGGCATACACATCACCCTGATAGTCTGTAAAGAGAGTATATACATCCTGTGTGTTAAAGGCAGATGGTGCAGACACAGTAACCATAGATTGACTATCATCCGAAAACCGTAAAATACCTCGCACAGATCCTATCCACAAATCCCCTTGTAAATCTGTAGTCAGTGCTGAAACTTTAGAAGCAAGCAACCTTTGGGTACCAACCAGATTGGGCTTTATGATCTCAAACCTGTTGGGTTCAGCATACCGGACATTTAGTCCTCCCTCCCAGGTGCCAGCCCACACATTGCCTAACTGGTCGGTAAGAAGACATTGAATAGCATGGCTGCTTAGACTATGTTCGTCAGCCGGATCAGGATAAAGGCCAATCCAGTTTGTTGGATTGCCATTGGGTAATATACGGATCCCATCATCCGTTCCGGCCCAGATAGAATGTTGAGCATCTTCAGCGAGGCATCTTATAAAATTACCTTTCTCAAATACACCCGGCTCGTCAAATACTTTTATAAATTGACCACTTTCTTCTATAAAGCGATACAGGCCTCTGTTTTTAGTACCTATCCATAGATTTCCACGATAGTCACGTAACAAGGCTTTTATATTAAAATCTGTTCTGGAGTGTGACTCAGCAGGCATATGAAAAACTTCCCATCGATTCTGGCCCTTGGGCAGATGAGCCAGAATTCCATTTCCCATCCCAAACCATAACGAATGGTCCTTGTCTGTCAGGACAGAAAGGATTGACGCATTTCCAACAGAAGAAGTGTCCAATCGATACTGACTTACCTGTCCGGTTCGGGTATCTACTACTAACCATCCATAATCTGTTGTTCCAGCCCAGATTCGTTGACGATCATCTTCGGCCAGGCAGTTAATAGACCAATGACTTACATCTATACCAGATGATGTTTTAGCATAATGAGTAAATGTTTTTCCATCAACATTGAGCCGATGCAACCCTCCATTGATGGTACCAAGCCAGAGTTGACCGTTTTTTCCTCCTCCCAGTGCTGTTACATCACTGCTTTGAAGGCTTCCAGGTTGTCTTGGCTGTCGGTGATACAATTGAAAGGTCCTTCCGTCATACCGGTTAAGGCCATCCCGGGTGGCAATCCAGATAAAACCGTCCGAGTCCTGATAAAGGGCATGAACTGTACTTTGAGACATTCCCTGACCGGTACCCAGATGTTCGAAAGAAATAGGACGTGTAGAAACGGACTGTCCATCTGACAGGATCGTCCCTAAAATGTACATGACAAAAGTCAAAAGAGGAAGTGTGGTGCGCCACAAAAAACTGATCGTTCTCAATGGAATTTCCCTTTTAAAGTGGTAAGTCCAAAGTAGGAACAACAACCGAATTAACCTAATCTGATAGCACTTGTTTAACTAAAAAAACAGATAATTGCAAACTGAGTACGATACTTTGCAAATGGCGTCCCATACAAAAGTAGCCTTTCCAGCTACTTTTGACCATATCAAAGAAATACTCTTTCAGGAAGTGCTTCTAAAACAAGTACCTATAATCGATTAAAAACCATACATCAGAACTGTTCAAGTATGTCACTGTTTAAAAAACGAATGCTTTGGCGACTCCCCACAGGAAGGTTTAGCTGGCTTTGGGCAATGGAATTTGTACTGATAGGTGTTTTGGTTTTTATCATCCTGCTTTCTGTCTACCTATGGTTCTAATACAATCCATGGTTTCAGACTTGGTTGATTTTCCCTATGCTTTCTCATCCTATTCTGTTAGTATTTCCGTCGCTCTTATCTTTCCTTTCTGTAGAAAAGACGCCTGTTGCTGTTAGGCCAGTGATTCTTTCTTGCTATAATCAGAAAGGTTCACTTGGTGGGCTAACCGTTCAATGTTAAAGAGTGATATTTTTTACCACTTTATTTATCTAACAGGAATGAAAAAAAGACTACTTTTTTTTAGCTATTTGGTATATTCTCTTGGCTATCCCTTACCAAGCTATGTATTATATCAGTATTCTCGGAATGTGTCTCCTTATTACCTGTATGGCATCTGCCCTATCTCTGGTCAGAAGAGATCTCTTTTGACAGCTTTCCATACATTGTTTAACGACATGGAACTCATGTTTAAAGCTGTCTCCTCTTTAACTTGTTTGTTGCTATTTGAATGTTGTACATCTGGGGAGGAGGCTTGCTTATGAAAGATGAATGTTTAATTCGGTCAGCTTTTGCCCAAAATACAAAGAAGGGTTGTGAGCTTTTGTTTCGAAGATACTACGCCAACCTGTGTAATCATGCCTTGCGGTTTGTACACTCCAGAGAGGTGGCGGAAGATATAGTCGCTGAAGTGTTCGCTGTTTTTATACAAAACAGAACATTTGAGCAAATTACGTATTCATATCGTGCCTACCTCTACAAGTCTGTACGGCATCGTGCTTACAATTACCTCAAATGGAATGTAAATCGTACAGCTCCACTGGATGGCATCAATATGCAGGCAGTAACTTCTGCCTACAATCCCTTTGAAACATTGCACTTCAATGAACTATATGCACATGTAGAACAGGTGGTAGAGCAGCTTCCTGCACAATGCCGCCGGGCATATGTCCTCAAACGAGTAGAAGGTAAAAGCCTTGAAGAGATTGCCACAGAACTGGAGATTACTTCAAAGTCAGTAGAAGCGCTGATTACACGTGCTCTATCCCGGCTTCGCAGTAAGCTTAAAAATCACTGTTTTATGTAGAACTACTATAGCTCGATACGAAATAGTAGAATGGGCTATGGGGATTAGCTCCCAGGAATTGTCTTATCTGTCAAAAACTCCACTCCCACTTCTATGTTTAGAGCGAAAAACATACAATTGCAAACTGAGTACGATACTTTGCAAATGGCGTCCCATACAAAAGTAGCCTTTCCAGCTACTTTTGACCATATCAAAGAAATACTCTTTCAGGAAGTGCTTCTAAAACAAGTACCTATAATCGATTAAAAACCATACATCAGAACTGTTCAAGTATGTCACTGTTTAAAAAACGAATGCTTTGGCGACTCCCCACAGGAAGGTTTAGCTGGCTTTGGGCAATGGAATTTGTACTGATA from Xanthocytophaga agilis harbors:
- a CDS encoding RNA polymerase sigma-70 factor, translated to MKDECLIRSAFAQNTKKGCELLFRRYYANLCNHALRFVHSREVAEDIVAEVFAVFIQNRTFEQITYSYRAYLYKSVRHRAYNYLKWNVNRTAPLDGINMQAVTSAYNPFETLHFNELYAHVEQVVEQLPAQCRRAYVLKRVEGKSLEEIATELEITSKSVEALITRALSRLRSKLKNHCFM